Part of the Granulicella cerasi genome is shown below.
CGTCATACCGGCCTGAAGCTTTGCAAATGACGCGCCGGTTAGAGGAAGAGTAACTTTGGCCATCTGCGCACTTTGACGTTGTGATCCCCTACAACTTGACTCATGCTCTCTTCACGCAGCGGTTCGAGATGTCACCGAATCCGGCGGTCGAGGTAGCATGCCCCTCCATCTTCCCCATCTTCGCAGCGTAATCAACTCCGATGGCGCTGCCATCTTCGACGCTGAGCAAGGCACACTTACGACGCTCAACGCGACGGGCGCGATGCTTTGGCGCGGAATAGAACAAGGACACAGCAAAGAACAACTGCTGCAGTCCCTTGCCGATGCCACACAACTTCCCGAAGAGCAACTGCGCCTCGATATCGAAGAGTTTCTCGAACAGCTCACAGCGCAACACTTGATCACGAGCGAGTGATAGGAGCGAGTCTCATGATCGGTCCAGCAAAAAAGGATTGCGTGCTCTATCGGGTTGTTGTGGTTTGCGCTCATTCGCGAGAGCTGATTCGCAGAACGGATGGCCGGCTCCAGGTCCTACACGTTTCCATCCCTTTCGGACATCGTCCGGCCCAAGCATTGTGCGCAGCGATGAAGAATCTCTTTCAGATAGAGGCACTGATGGTAGATCTGCTCTCCGAAGAGGACGCGCTTGAGCCGTGCGTGTTGATGGAGACACTCATCGGCTCCCATTCGATCGGCAATGGCTCTGGCCTGACTTCAAATCTCTGCTGCGCTGATCTCAGCGATAGCGAGATGCAACGGCTTACTGCACTTCTCAATGATGAGAATGCGTGTTCTGTGTCGAGCATCGGCTGGACGGAACGCGCACGAAATTGGATTGCGGAGTCGGCTGGCTACGGGGTGGAAAGGATCAAATCGATCCAGCAACTCAACGCCGGTAAAGGATTCGCGCTGCTTTCCTTTATTACAGACGATGAGAGGCGCTTTTGGCTCAAAGCCACGGGTTCGCCGAACCAGAAAGAGTTCGCCATCACCCGACTTCTCGCGGAGAGAGCTCCTGATGCGTTGCCACTTCTACTAGATACACGATCTGCGTGGAATGCGTGGATAATGGAAGACGCGGGGCAGTCTCTCTGCTCCGACCCACGACAGACCACAGCGTTACGCGCAACTCGTTGCTTTGTTTCCTTGCAAGCGAGGCTCGTTGGCAGTGCGGATTCCCTCTTCGAAGCAGGGGCCATCGACTTGCGAGTTGAGCACCTGATGTTCTCGATTGAACGGGTAGTCGACTACCTCCTCTACTCAATGCCACGACAGACATCGACCAACTCGATGCCGCTGACCAGCTCGCGCGTGAAGGAGCTTGGCGCCATCCTTCACAGTGCATGTGAGGAGCTTGCGGCGTTGAACCTGCCGGACACAGTGCTTCACAACGATCTCCATTGCGACAATTTTCTCGTCAACTCAGATCGTTGCTGCGTGACGGATTGGTGCGTCACGGGAGTGGGTATGCCTTTCCTCTGCTGCGATGATTTATCGCGTGCGACGAACCATCCGGTCGATTCAACACAAGCTTGCTATGCAGAGATGTGGGGCGGGAAGACTACCCAGACTGGTTTGCGCCTCGGATCATTGCTGTCGCCTTACGCCAAGATTCTCGCTCACGGTCGATGGATTGGCGATCACGCTAGACAGCCGGCATGGTTCGAAACCTACGCACGAACCATGGCACGCCAGTTGGATCGCGCCGCACAAAATGCCGCGGAGTCCGGAGGCTTCCAGTGATCGAAGATGGTATTGAAGAAATGCTCCATGGGGTCGCTGTAAAGGATCCGTATCAGTGGCTTGAAGACCGGAACTCCACCGAGACACAAGCGTGGATCGACCAACAACAACTGCCCCTCGCGGACTACTTCCGCCAGATCGGAGTGCCCGAGACGATTACGCTCCGTGTTTCACAAGAACTCGGAAACGTCATGATCGATCAGGTCGTTCGTTGCGGCGACCAATACATCTATCGCAAGCGGTTTCGTGCCGGAGAGCATCGCTGCCTCTGCATCAGCGATGCCTCGGGTGACAACGAAAAGATCCTCGTCGACCCGCAAACGCTTGGTCCCTACCAGTCCGTGAGCCTCTATCGCGTATCCTCCGACGGGCGTTTTGTGGCCTATGAGGTCATTCAAGGCGGAAGCGACAAGCGCACCGTCCGCGTCATCAATCTGCTCGATGGAGATCAGAACC
Proteins encoded:
- a CDS encoding aminoglycoside phosphotransferase family protein, coding for MKNLFQIEALMVDLLSEEDALEPCVLMETLIGSHSIGNGSGLTSNLCCADLSDSEMQRLTALLNDENACSVSSIGWTERARNWIAESAGYGVERIKSIQQLNAGKGFALLSFITDDERRFWLKATGSPNQKEFAITRLLAERAPDALPLLLDTRSAWNAWIMEDAGQSLCSDPRQTTALRATRCFVSLQARLVGSADSLFEAGAIDLRVEHLMFSIERVVDYLLYSMPRQTSTNSMPLTSSRVKELGAILHSACEELAALNLPDTVLHNDLHCDNFLVNSDRCCVTDWCVTGVGMPFLCCDDLSRATNHPVDSTQACYAEMWGGKTTQTGLRLGSLLSPYAKILAHGRWIGDHARQPAWFETYARTMARQLDRAAQNAAESGGFQ
- a CDS encoding PqqD family protein — encoded protein: MPLHLPHLRSVINSDGAAIFDAEQGTLTTLNATGAMLWRGIEQGHSKEQLLQSLADATQLPEEQLRLDIEEFLEQLTAQHLITSE